Proteins from a genomic interval of Sugiyamaella lignohabitans strain CBS 10342 chromosome C, complete sequence:
- the RNT1 gene encoding Rnt1p (Nuclear dsRNA-specific ribonuclease (RNase III); involved in rDNA transcription, rRNA processing and U2 snRNA 3' end formation by cleavage of a stem-loop structure at the 3' end of U2 snRNA; involved in polyadenylation-independent transcription termination; involved in the cell wall stress response, regulating the degradation of cell wall integrity and morphogenesis checkpoint genes; GO_component: GO:0005730 - nucleolus [Evidence IDA] [PMID 15090619]; GO_component: GO:0005654 - nucleoplasm [Evidence IDA] [PMID 15090619]; GO_function: GO:0003723 - RNA binding [Evidence IEA,IEA]; GO_function: GO:0004519 - endonuclease activity [Evidence IEA]; GO_function: GO:0016787 - hydrolase activity [Evidence IEA]; GO_function: GO:0004518 - nuclease activity [Evidence IEA]; GO_function: GO:0004525 - ribonuclease III activity [Evidence IEA,IEA]; GO_function: GO:0004525 - ribonuclease III activity [Evidence IDA] [PMID 15766245]; GO_process: GO:0090501 - RNA phosphodiester bond hydrolysis [Evidence IEA,IEA]; GO_process: GO:0090502 - RNA phosphodiester bond hydrolysis, endonucleolytic [Evidence IEA,IEA]; GO_process: GO:0006396 - RNA processing [Evidence IEA]; GO_process: GO:0034473 - U1 snRNA 3'-end processing [Evidence IMP] [PMID 10508172]; GO_process: GO:0034475 - U4 snRNA 3'-end processing [Evidence IMP] [PMID 10508172]; GO_process: GO:0034476 - U5 snRNA 3'-end processing [Evidence IMP] [PMID 10508172]; GO_process: GO:0034963 - box C/D snoRNA processing [Evidence IMP] [PMID 23201338]; GO_process: GO:0034964 - box H/ACA snoRNA processing [Evidence IMP] [PMID 23201338]; GO_process: GO:0006325 - chromatin organization [Evidence IMP] [PMID 17991894]; GO_process: GO:0006379 - mRNA cleavage [Evidence IDA,IMP] [PMID 17158880]; GO_process: GO:0016075 - rRNA catabolic process [Evidence IEA]; GO_process: GO:0006364 - rRNA processing [Evidence IMP] [PMID 17991894]; GO_process: GO:0009303 - rRNA transcription [Evidence IMP] [PMID 17991894]; GO_process: GO:0060237 - regulation of fungal-type cell wall organization [Evidence IGI,IMP] [PMID 22576366]; GO_process: GO:0030847 - termination of RNA polymerase II transcription, exosome-dependent [Evidence IDA,IMP,IPI] [PMID 19818713]) — protein sequence MGKRGLETISGGNSPNDVSSETSENIKLTDLIALDYAMVSIQKHLKTILEVCPGLIDPKAVREASTGTSGQAVEIQNLLGQKRIQLAKKIKLEDCNNKLPRLFYDLVSESSHDSDPASRPNIPDFDIEPYTYKRAKLAKKEKKLKEVEDGNDEAPVSAKKVWPPSLPEIVDKGLENQVFTHKSAVDRSYLSPAEILGVHNERLEFMGDAVLNFVASNLVYEVFPDASEGVLTTMRVMLVKNDTIGEWATMYGLDKKLKTDKGKNEPTNSKVIADTFEAYIAGVYLDPQLGPKVVNQWLSDLFRPSLSRASKDRNAAEPIDKDAKNLLYVQIGSHDMNPEYVPVLERGHGNEREYTVECRINNEVIGVGTGKSIRSAGLLAAMMALKNSPAIEKYSEIRRQSPRTVAPIGGKKNKPQLPDAELSSPDTISDTGLTDEFSDLSASYSEVPGQANSKKAELYAKISSAKWKPIYTTTVSGSEFYSKVVMGSDLMGEGRGSNKKLAEQAAAANALANKSLMKKWTEKKHMG from the coding sequence ATGGGAAAGAGAGGCCTGGAAACCATCTCTGGAGGTAACAGCCCCAATGACGTATCTTCAGAAACTTcggaaaatatcaaattgACTGATTTAATCGCACTGGATTATGCCATGGTCAGCATTCAGAAGCATCTGAAAACTATTTTGGAGGTCTGCCCAGGGTTGATTGATCCTAAAGCAGTCAGGGAAGCTAGCACTGGTACTTCAGGTCAAGCAGTTGAGATCCAAAATCTGCTAGGCCAGAAAAGAATTCAACTTGCCAAGAAAATCAAGCTTGAAGACTGCAATAATAAACTTCCACGACTATTTTACGACTTAGTTTCAGAATCCTCTCACGACTCAGATCCTGCCTCAAGACCTAACATACCTGACTTTGATATTGAGCCATATACCTACAAACGTGCGAAACTTGccaagaaggaaaagaaattGAAGGAGGTGGAAGATGGTAATGATGAGGCTCCAGTTTCTGCTAAGAAAGTCTGGCCGCCTTCGCTTCCTGAAATAGTCGACAAAGGTCTTGAGAACCAAGTATTTACTCATAAGTCTGCTGTTGATAGAAGTTACCTCAGTCCTGCCGAGATCCTCGGGGTTCATAACGAACGACTGGAGTTCATGGGTGATGCTGTACTAAATTTCGTAGCTAGTAATCTTGTATATGAGGTTTTTCCTGATGCAAGTGAAGGTGTACTTACAACGATGCGTGTGATGCTGGTAAAGAATGATACTATTGGTGAATGGGCTACCATGTATGGGCTTGATAAAAAGCTTAAAACCGACAAGGGCAAAAATGAACCAACCAACTCCAAGGTCATAGCTGATACTTTTGAGGCGTATATTGCTGGTGTCTATCTTGATCCTCAACTTGGTCCCAAAGTTGTCAACCAATGGCTTAGTGACCTCTTCCGACCTAGTCTTTCGAGGGCGAGCAAAGATAGAAATGCAGCAGAGCCAATTGACAAGGATGCCAAGAATTTGTTGTACGTACAAATTGGAAGTCATGATATGAATCCCGAGTACGTGCCTGTTCTTGAACGCGGCCATGGAAATGAACGTGAATACACTGTTGAGTGCAGGATTAATAACGAGGTTATTGGTGTAGGCACAGGTAAAAGCATTCGAAGTGCTGGACTTCTTGCTGCTATGATGGCTTTAAAAAATTCACCTGCAATAGAGAAATATTCTGAGATAAGGCGCCAGTCTCCGAGAACTGTTGCTCCTATCGGCggaaagaaaaataaaccGCAATTGCCAGACGCAGAGTTGTCCAGTCCAGATACTATATCAGATACTGGTTTAACAGATGAGTTTTCTGATTTATCGGCTTCCTATTCCGAAGTTCCAGGCCAAGCGAACAGTAAAAAAGCAGAACTTTACGCTAAGATCTCTTCTGCAAAATGGAAACCTATTTACACCACGACGGTATCTGGGTCTGAGTTCTACTCCAAAGTGGTCATGGGAAGTGATCTGATGGGGGAAGGCAGGGGAAGTAACAAGAAGCTAGCTGAGCAAGCTGCTGCAGCGAATGCACTGGCAAATAAATCATTAATGAAGAAATGGACCGAGAAGAAACATATGGGATAA
- the CUS1 gene encoding Cus1p (Protein required for assembly of U2 snRNP into the spliceosome; forms a complex with Hsh49p and Hsh155p; GO_component: GO:0005686 - U2 snRNP [Evidence IDA] [PMID 15565172]; GO_component: GO:0005686 - U2 snRNP [Evidence IDA] [PMID 16314500]; GO_component: GO:0071004 - U2-type prespliceosome [Evidence IDA] [PMID 16618970]; GO_component: GO:0005634 - nucleus [Evidence IEA,IEA,IEA]; GO_function: GO:0003723 - RNA binding [Evidence IEA]; GO_function: GO:0003674 - molecular_function [Evidence ND]; GO_process: GO:0006397 - mRNA processing [Evidence IEA]; GO_process: GO:0000398 - mRNA splicing, via spliceosome [Evidence IPI] [PMID 16314500]; GO_process: GO:0000245 - spliceosomal complex assembly [Evidence IDA] [PMID 8566755]) → MQTRLTATSEKYHCSTSDCIDLSAPMAELTDGGVKKPRKTKNQIRRERAKAKKATVVTPRATSTEAEIPAKSEVQPTNEENGLEHYPETNGKQNGIADSENTGEVDSQTDHMRLDDDISANEHSTRERPALTNIFDSEIDQSLNDPRFAQYKFIFDKFYTEENVPEKSKNAGSEDEEGQVFYSDDGEDISDDEDDQDNLQDGKHQSKELTKKKLKQMRKIPLALLKSHARFPELVEWYDADSTDPDLVVQLKTSRGVVPVPEHWQLKKEFLSTKRGLMRDPFELPDFIKDTGIMDMRDALKEDESTLRQKTRERVQPKMGRLDIDYQKLHNAFFKFQTKPKLLGIGDVYYEGKENELDFSKYRPGRLSQRLKQALNIPPGAPPPWLLSMQRYGPPPSFPGLKIPGLNAPIPPGAQWGFQPGGWGRAPLDSNGAPLYGGNLTASVDSEKKSTSNLAVPVEKRPWGQIIDDEEEEEEEDEEEGEEEEEEEEDDEEGQGYVDEDTAAAADRAAETSGFELRKSKRNARELDGEAPEGEYGEDEDDDDEDRPTVVPETSASSRPKQLFQVLEESGTGAEPGFMGRQRTYNIPTGSESHSEPAGRKRRRFEEAVPPDEKDREQFQSSLDSLLASAKSNADR, encoded by the coding sequence ATGCAAACCAGATTaactgctacttctgaAAAGTATCACTGCTCCACAAGTGACTGTATAGATTTGTCGGCACCAATGGCCGAGTTAACTGATGGAGGCGTGAAAAAGCCTCGAAAGACTAAGAACCAGATCCGAAGAGAACGAGCAAAGGCTAAGAAGGCAACAGTAGTTACTCCTCGCGCTACATCGACCGAGGCGGAAATTCCAGCAAAAAGTGAAGTGCAACCTACTAACGAAGAAAATGGATTAGAACATTATCCAGAGACCAATGGGAAGCAAAATGGGATTGCCGATAGCGAAAACACTGGCGAAGTAGACAGCCAAACAGATCATATGAGGCTGGATGACGATATATCAGCCAACGAACATAGCACGAGAGAACGACCAGCGCtaacaaatatatttgatTCAGAAATCGACCAGTCTCTTAATGACCCGCGATTTGCTCAatataaatttattttcgaCAAATTCTACACAGAAGAAAACGTCCCTGAAAAGAGCAAAAATGCTGGCAGCGAGGATGAGGAGGGTCAAGTGTTCTACAGTGATGATGGCgaagatatttcagatgatgaagatgaccaAGACAACTTACAGGATGGGAAACACCAATCAAAAGAattgacgaagaaaaaGTTGAAACAAATGAGAAAAATTCCTTTGGCACTGCTCAAATCGCATGCCCGTTTCCCTGAGCTTGTTGAATGGTATGATGCAGATTCTACAGACCCCGACCTAGTTGTTCAACTAAAAACCAGTCGAGGCGTTGTTCCTGTTCCTGAACACTGGCAGCTAAAGAAAGAGTTTTTATCAACGAAGCGAGGACTTATGAGAGACCCTTTTGAGCTACCGGATTTCATCAAAGATACTGGAATCATGGATATGAGAGATGCTCTCAAAGAAGATGAGTCCACGTTAAGACAAAAAACTAGAGAGCGAGTACAGCCCAAAATGGGCCGACTGGATATCGACTATCAAAAGCTACACAATGCattttttaaatttcaAACAAAACCTAAGCTACTGGGCATAGGTGATGTATACTACGAAGGCAAAGAAAACGAGTtggatttttcaaaatacaGACCAGGTAGACTTTCCCAGAGGTTGAAGCAGGCACTAAATATACCTCCTGGAGCTCCACCACCATGGCTTTTGTCAATGCAAAGATATGGTCCACCGCCTAGTTTTCCTGGGTTAAAAATTCCGGGTCTCAATGCACCAATTCCCCCAGGTGCTCAATGGGGTTTCCAGCCTGGTGGTTGGGGACGAGCACCATTAGACAGCAATGGTGCTCCATTATATGGTGGAAACTTGACTGCCTCTGTTGACTCTGAGAAAAAGTCAACTAGCAATCTAGCTGTTCCTGTAGAGAAGCGACCATGGGGACAAATAatcgatgatgaagaggaagaggaagaagaggacgaggaggaaggagaggaagaagaagaggaagaggaggatgacgaagaaggaCAGGGCTACGTTGATGAGGATacagcagcggcagcggaTCGTGCAGCTGAAACATCCGGGTTTGAACTGCGAAAATCCAAGCGGAATGCCAGAGAATTGGACGGCGAGGCTCCGGAGGGTGAGTACGGtgaggacgaagatgatgatgatgaagatagACCTACAGTTGTTCCAGAAACAAGCGCATCATCCCGACCAAAACAATTGTTTCAGGTACTTGAAGAGTCAGGTACGGGTGCTGAGCCTGGATTTATGGGCCGTCAACGTACTTATAATATTCCCACAGGTTCAGAATCTCACTCGGAGCCTGCTGGACGCAAACGAAGACGTTTTGAAGAGGCTGTGCCACCTGATGAAAAAGATCGTGAGCAATTCCAATCGAGTCTCGACAGTCTGCTAGCGTCAGCAAAGTCGAATGCTGACCGGTAG
- the RRG7 gene encoding Rrg7p (hypothetical protein; green fluorescent protein (GFP)-fusion protein localizes to the mitochondrion; deletion confers sensitivity to 4-(N-(S-glutathionylacetyl)amino) phenylarsenoxide (GSAO); YOR305W is not an essential gene; GO_component: GO:0005739 - mitochondrion [Evidence IEA,IEA]; GO_component: GO:0005739 - mitochondrion [Evidence IDA] [PMID 14562095]; GO_function: GO:0003674 - molecular_function [Evidence ND]; GO_process: GO:0008150 - biological_process [Evidence ND]): protein MVLTKLLNLSQEIRPYSQVSHSKMWTEVLKRYYNHSYPVLRRCPSTRCHYSIKNPIERSKSPLFNSQRRLLSTASQLQQPAKTGQAKSVLSIGGTATKSPRARTIQSAATASATSAALGSPHHDLKSYIRYTNCNNVNQKSTVFRGTLYEYSVQHILMSHLKFKGVVRSGRAGDKGVDLLGNWKKLLALVQCKSSTVKTGARLFREMAGVYNIFVAGSKDEGKAVIIIASPASITSHGMREFLQLSIPIIYCKIDYTVPLYNFETSDYDLGSLADGSALQSILYNDEAAKLLAKHGLKISQQYTLDSSPPVVPSSVSSASVKTSIKASVSSA, encoded by the coding sequence ATGGTTCTCACCAAATTATTAAACTTGAGTCAAGAAATACGTCCCTACAGCCAGGTTTCACATTCAAAAATGTGGACAGAAGTGCTAAAAAGATATTATAATCATTCATATCCAGTATTGCGTCGCTGTCCCAGCACTCGTTGCCACTACAGCATTAAGAATCCAATTGAGAGATCCAAATCCCCATTATTCAATTCTCAGCGTCGTTTATTAAGTACCGCTTCACAACTACAACAGCCCGCCAAAACGGGTCAAGCTAAAAGTGTTTTAAGTATAGGTGGAACCGCGACAAAGTCACCGAGAGCAAGAACAATTCAGTCAGCTGCCACAGCCTCTGCTACGTCAGCTGCCTTGGGATCTCCACATCATGATCTGAAATCATATATCAGATACACAAACTGTAACAACGTGAATCAAAAATCAACAGTATTCAGAGGCACTTTGTACGAGTATTCTGTACAACATATACTCATGAGTCACTTGAAATTCAAAGGAGTAGTGAGATCAGGACGTGCTGGCGATAAAGGAGTCGATCTCCTTGGGAATTGGAAAAAGTTGCTTGCTCTTGTTCAGTGCAAATCTTCCACTGTAAAGACTGGAGCTCGGCTGTTTAGGGAAATGGCTGGCGTGTATAATATCTTTGTGGCTGGTTCGAAAGACGAAGGAAAAGCTGTCATTATAATAGCTTCGCCAGCCTCTATCACTTCACATGGCATGCGAGAGTTTCTTCAGCTCTCAATTCcaattatttattgcaaAATCGACTACACAGTCCCCCTCTACAACTTCGAGACATCTGACTATGATTTAGGGAGTTTAGCTGACGGCTCGGCTCTTCAAAGCATTCTGTACAATGACGAGGCAGCAAAGCTCTTGGCAAAACACGGTCTCAAGATCAGCCAGCAGTATACGCTTGACTCTAGTCCCCCAGTAGTTCCCTCATCGGTGTCCTCTGCCTCAGTTAAAACTTCCATCAAGGCTTCAGTATCTTCAGCATAG